In the genome of Bombyx mori chromosome 13, ASM3026992v2, the window TGTTACAAAggcttaaagttttttttaatgagataCGGGATGCTCTATTCCTTTTCTGCAAACCGTGTGTTGAAATTTGTATGGCAAACGTGAACATTGACGTCACTGTTTAATACAAAGCGCCATACTTGAAAGATTACAACTTAGGTTTTGTTGATCGGAGCCGTATCTACTGTTGGTTTTTATTAGATATCAATAGCAGTGAACGtgctttttttcatattttcatttattgtaaaaacatgTATATTTAGTTGCACACAATgacataatgtatttatttacaatgaacGTGTTTAAAGATTCGATTTGATTCGTTGTTGCGTCATTAAAATTAGAAATGTCGTTTGCGTCGCCGGAAACATAAGTGTAACTTTtaagaaattttcgtttttttattgactaAGTTTGattggaagagctcacggccctatCTAACTATTTGATCAGAAAAATGCTTGGAAGATTCGAGCACcggcatcgctaaatacgaatgcttATGCACGTCTTATACTATAAGCCACGAAGACTTCATAagttattgaaatgaaaaagaaagaatgtaaaatttattttgtcgaaCATCTCCAAGTCTTCACTTTACATAATTTGGACTCTTTGATTGAATCCCTTCGCAAAATTCAAGCATTCAAGTCTTCTCGCTAGCCttcttttgatttatttaatagagATACACAGAGTTCTACGACGATGCACTGTGTTTTGATTATTACTGGCACTGTCAGTGTCCATTTGTGACGGCAACCGCGTGCTATTAGTTCCTTTTCATATGCACATACACATCGACCGCAAGAGGATCAGGTTTATCAAAAATGTCATACAGCAgtgatacatttttaaaataacaagaTTCCATTACTTTCGTCTCTCGAATTTTTCGAATTGAAAAATTTCAATGTAGTCTAATTAAACGTCTATTAAATgataagattatttttaaaactgcttAGCTAATTTCTAACTTACAGCTTTAAGTTCGATGCCCTAATAAAAATGCATAAAACACGGggacataaatatttttatccgtataaaaataaatacacagtAACTATACCTAAAAGTTTTACAATGTCTACATCTGATTTGAAAACGATACGACTGTTTTTCACGACACTGTCGTCGTATCGTTACCGTGCGCACGTAGAAGGAGATTCGCCAAAAGAATTGTTAGCCAGTCATGTCTCAATGATGCTGTTGCCTTTGCAGTAAATTATGGCAGCGGACCAGGTATTCCACTCGCGTTCCTTGGGTATTCCCTCCGAGGGTGTAAAAGATCAGTACGCTGACGGCAAAGCGGCAAAAACATGGAACAAGTTCATCGGAGATAGTAATCAAAGAACGCAGAACTACAAAGACTTCTTGATCGGTCTCTTGAAGAACAACGGCTGCAAGACTGTTCTGGACGCCGCTTGTGGTACTGGGTGAGTACATCTTTGTTTTTTAGGAAGCTGAGTTTACTGGTGATCCGAAGGCCCTTCCGGTTTCACCagcacaggtgggcgagcaaagcgTCAGctaggaagggtgggatttgctaacagctgcctgagcgccaCCAAAGGATACCTAAGAaatcaagagcagctgcttcgcaaatgaatctactagcggatcggaatcgcgacccactgaaaagatctggcgagaaactcagtgggctgatgcatggctTAGGTTGCACGTCATACTCTtagccgagttcgacgaggacggttaccgggatccctaagcctggTGTGTTAAGTACATCTCATAAGTAGACAAATTACACTGTTTTTTTAACTAAACCCTTTCCTGTCTCCACAAAATAGTTACGTTACTAAGGTTACTTGTAAACGATTATGCCACGGTTATGTACGGACAGATATTCTTTCTAATACTTGTTCACGAATGTCGTCGCATGGTCAAATTGAACCGGTAGAATTTATATAATTCGTAAGCGGCACGGCACGGTCTACTGCGCAAAGAACTAAGGTGTTCGTATGATAGACGTTATTCAATTTCAAAAGCTATGATAACTACGAGCTCGTAACTTTGCGGCAGCATTAATATCGTGGTCTCTATAGACTACGATAATAGTTACTACCCAACAACAAATTAAGGCCGATAAAACAAACttctcaataaataaataatattcgaCCAAGTGATCGAACAATTTATGAATTTGAAGTTATGTGTTTCGTAATTAACAGTTTACTTGTTTGTCACTGATTTATATCTCTCGTGTGTTCATTGACCTTGACCGCGAATAATCTGCCACGTCTTTGAATGCTATCAACATCTTATTTGGATGTCACACTTGGAAAAATTACGTAAATCTTATTTGGACagaaatttttatttgtcaaaaatGAAGTATCAGTTTTACCTTAAATCGAACTGTTGACAGCTTACTGTGGATACTATCCACTAACTTCCTGTTATTAACTATGACAATATCTAAATAGCTAAAAAGCAGAAAATCCCGAGTATCTAGTTAAGTAATCTTTTTTTGCTTAGTCTgttaaacgagctcacggcccacctggtattaagtggtcacccaTAGAAATGAACAACCTAAATGGTGCTacccaccatgagacatgaAGTCTAAGTGCCCGTTTAACAATAAAAAGGCTGACCTATTTCAAACCATAATGCTTCACGaattcatataaaatttcaacCTCATATATTAAAATGAGTGGTAAAATTCACTCTGTGATGTGCGTGTGCTCCGATAGccgcttaatatcaggtggacaGTGAGCCCGTTCACACAGATATGCAGTTAAAATGACACAATCAGACGCAcggacctaaaaaaaaaaattaaattattgccAATTGTTCTCCGATCGCTGGTCTACACACATCACAACACAGCTGTTACCACGTTACCTAACTGttccaatattattataaattatttggaTAATCGTGATAAGGCACTCCGGCGCTCAGCTGAAGTCATGTCAACTTTTATCTGTCAACAACAACGTTGTCAGCAGCGGGTCACGAGATAGTGCGTGACCCTTCTGACGAAATCGATGTTATCATTGTTCATCGTTTACATAATTAACTTAAGggaatcattttatttatttatttattgcatagatgggtggagctcacagcccactttgtgttaagcggttaccggagcccatagacatctacaacgtaaataccgccacccatcttaagatatgagctctaaggtctcagtatacctagttacaacgactgccccatctttcaaaccgaaacacgttactgcttcacggcagaaataggcggggtggtggtacctacccgtgcggactcacaagaggacctaccaacTCAGGCGCCTCGAGAGATTGACGAATTAATCAATTTTgatatgattattttatttagtatgaAAACAGTAAGATTAAAGTTCCTAGTAAATGATTCAAGTTAGTTTAATTACGAACCAACCGCTCTGATTTTCAAAAGATCCAATTAGTTCAGAAGtgcgcatgggtaggtaccaccaccttgcctatttctgcagtgaagccgtaatgcgttttggtttgaagggcggggcagccgttgtactgttaaaaagaaagaccttacaactcatgtctcaaggttttttattttatttatttatttttattaaccttgtaggcagacgagcataggcagacgagcatacggtccacccgatggtgagtggttaccgtcgcccatggacttcagcaatgttaggggcagagccaagccgcagtgggtgacggcatttacgttgtagattgggctccggtaaccacttaacatcaggtgagccgtgagctcgtccacccatctaaccaataaaaaaagtagttatCGTCCTCCATCGACAGAATAGATATTCTTATTCCGTGTGATGCTGCATTTATCTAATGCGTTttcgaaaataattttttgcttGCATCGCGTCtctttgtgcttagtgcgagttttttaacgctctcgatagcgtaaaagttaacccaattttgtatgcagttggaacagcgcccctagcggcaaacgtaggcagcgatctcattccatacaaatatgagcttaacttttacgctatcgagaacgttaaaaaactcgcactaagcacactgaactgaACTCCTCTGCCCCGTTCATAGGAGCCATGCCTGTCGACCTTCAAGCCATGGATTTTATCTCAATGCGGGTGATATAGTCTTGTATGGAATCTGTTGGCTGTGTAGTCTTCTCATTTACAATTCTTGAATGTCCTATCGCTAGATCACGAGTGTGGTAGGTGGCTTATTTCCTGCCAGTATCATATCCTTTAACTTAAGACGTGCCATACAAAAATTATGTTAGTTCGTTTTATTGATTTCAGGATAGACTCCATGATGCTGGTGAATGAAGGGTTTAAAGTGGTGTCGGTTGATGCTTCGGACAAGATGTTGAAGCACGCTCTCAAAGCTCGCTGGGAGAAGAGAAAGAACCCCAAATATGATGATTGGGGTGagttttatttaagaatttaaaGGCAAAACAAAATTCCACGTAAAAAGCGTCGGCGACCATATAAGTAAAATATATCTACTCGAGTTGCGAGTCCTGAAACAAAAATCTCCTCTTGACAAAAATCTCCAAGTAAGTGCATATCTCATACGTCTTAAAAAACGACTCCGATGATTGAagtacaaattgtttttttttttattgcatagatagctggacgagctcacagcccacctggtgttaagtggttactggagcccatagatatctacaacgtaaatgcgccgcccaccttgagacataagttctaaggtttcagtatagttacaacggctgccccacccttcaaaccgaaacgcattactgcttcacggcagaaacaggcagggtggtgcagactcacaagagctcctaccatcagtaattacacaaattataattttacaggtttgatttttattacacgatgttattccttcaccgtggaggtaaatcgtgaacatttgttaagtacgtatttcactggaaaaattgatacccgcctgcgggattcgaacaccgttgcatcgcaagatacaaatgcaccggacgtcttatccattaggccacgacgacttcgaaactGTGGAAATAAATGGCTCTTAGATTAGCCTTCCGTCACGCACGAGTGGTTACCAACATCCTGGATTTTTTGCTGCAAAGTACTCATTTGTTCCTATTGAAGGAGTAGACCAGTCACTGTTACAGTGCTATTGAAACTTCGACCTCATAACTCAAGTTggattcgacctcatgtctcaagccaGCATTTAGGCTGTGAAGTCTGTGGACTCTAGCCACTACTTAAAATCTATTTTCtattaactaactaactaataaCATCTACGCTCCAGTTTTGAGACACGCATCATACGTACTTAGTCGTGTTTTTCCTTCCCAGTAATTGAAGAAGCCAACTGGGAGACACTCCCGCAAGACATCGAGACGTTTCTACCAGATACCCAGTTCGACGCCGTCATATGTCTCGGGAACTCGTTCGCCCATTTGTTGGATGAGTACGGAGACCAAAGGATGCAGAAGCTGTGTCTGAGCAACTTCGCGAAATGCCTGAAGCCAGGCGGCCTCCTGTTTATCGACCACAGGAACTATGATGCGATGATCAACACTGGAGCCACTCCGGGGcattcaatttattataatgtaaGTCCAGGGTACAAAGACCTAACTGACTACGGAAAAGTCAAAGAAGGAGTTGGATATCACGGTAAcgataatttgcgtatttactggtggtagggcctcttgtgagtccgcacgggtaggtaccaccatcctgcctatttctgccgtaaagcagtaa includes:
- the LOC101738705 gene encoding glycine N-methyltransferase encodes the protein MAADQVFHSRSLGIPSEGVKDQYADGKAAKTWNKFIGDSNQRTQNYKDFLIGLLKNNGCKTVLDAACGTGIDSMMLVNEGFKVVSVDASDKMLKHALKARWEKRKNPKYDDWVIEEANWETLPQDIETFLPDTQFDAVICLGNSFAHLLDEYGDQRMQKLCLSNFAKCLKPGGLLFIDHRNYDAMINTGATPGHSIYYNCKYPVDIKTSVLVVRGRAELVALDYCIDTSNDGSKQEKSEFRLCYYPHKLSTFTSMLDEAFDNRARHHIYGDFQPLDKVPVPAFYIHVMQKTKN